TCGAAAAGCCTGCAGGACGCATTAAGTCACCAATCCTTTGGATGACAGTTTTTTTAACCACTTTCATCATTTGTTGGGGAATTAAAAATGAACCGCTGGTCGATTTCAGGGATTATAAAATTGGTACCGATATAAGGCTTGAAAAACAGAAAATTGAGCAAAATCCGTCGGAGTACAAGACATTCTATATACTTAAAAACAAATCGACGGGCGAGGAAAGAAAGGTAAGTTCAGATGATTTTGTTTCAGATAAAAAACTTTGGGAGCAGGGCACACCTTGGGAAATTCAGAAAGATAAAACCACTTCTGAAATCGTAAAAAAAGGCTACGAATCCGAGATCTCAAAATTCAGGATTGATGATGAAAAGGGCAATGATATCACCAGCCAAATCCTTAATGCCCAGGAAGCGGTTTTGGTGTTTTCCTATAAACCGCAAGCGTTGACCAATGAGGAAATCCAGAACGCAGAAAATGCAGTGAGTGGAAAACCTTTTGTTTACGGTGTTTCTACCAATCCAAATACTTTTACAAGAATTCCGAACGCAACCATGGACGGGACCGCAATCAAGACCATCGCGAGGAGCAATCCTTTTATTTTGGTTTTAAATAAAGGTAAAATTGTCGAGAAAATACCCGCACAAGATTTCAAATAAATAATTTTAAATATAAACACAACAAATATAATTGCTATGCAAAAATCAAATAAATCCATTGCAGGTTACCATCTTCTAATGATTTTGTCATCAGTTGACGGCGAATTTGCGCCTGCAGAAGGCATGAAAATCCAGGAATATCTTGCTGAAGAGTTTCCGTTCCGCGTAAATCTTGACAACGAACTTGATGTAATCGCAACCCTGAAACCAGAGGAATGGAAAGACCATTTCGAGTTCCACGCCAGATGTTTCATGGAGGATTCCGAGGAAAATGAACGCGCAAAATTTTTGGATTTTGCAAAATCTTTGATCAAGGCTGATGATGATGTCAGCGATGATGAGCACCGATTCTACAGGCTTTTGAAAAATATGTGGACTAACCAATAAAAATATTCTAATCAAATGAGAAAAAACATCGTTGCAGGAAACTGGAAAATGAACAAGGATTTCGCTGGTGCGCAGTCTCTTATGGAGGAGCTGGCCGCTTATGCTGCGAACAGTTCTGCCAATTGTGAAATTTACATCGCACCACCTGCACTTTATACCGTAACTGCAAAAAATATTTTTGAATACAGCAAAGTAGAAGTTTTCACCCAGGATATAAGCGAGCACGAAAGCGGCGCATACACCGGTGAAATTTCTGCCGATATGATAAAATCTGTAGGCGCGAAAGGCGCCATCATCGGACATTCTGAGCGCAGACAGTACCACGGCGAAACCGACTCTCACTGCAATAAAAAAGTGAAACTGGCTTTGGATAAAGGTTTAACGCCAATTTACTGCAACGGCGAAACTTTAGAACAAAGAAAAGCCGGGCAACACCTCGATGTAGTGAAAAACCAAACGGAAACCGCACTTTTCACGCTCTCAGCCGATGAAATCAAGAAAGTAGTGATCGCTTACGAACCGGTCTGGGCAATCGGAACCGGCGAAACCGCAACTCCGGAGCAGGCGCAGGAAATTCACGCGCACATCCGTTCGCTCATTGCTGCAAAATACGGCCAGGAGGTCGCTGACGAAGTTTCTATCCTTTACGGCGGTTCTGTAAAACCGGATAACGCCAAAGAAATTTTCTCGCAGCCGGACATCGATGGCGGACTGATCGGCGGTGCAGCTTTGAAGATCGAGGATTTCTCAAAAATCATCGGGGCTTTCAATTAGTTTTTTCAGGAGCCGGGAACCTGCTCTCCGCTATTACTCCTCGCGCCAAGGCGGGCAGGCATAGCCTGCCGAAGCTTGGCTGCGGGGTAGCCGCTGCGATCAGGGCTATGGGTTTCTGCACCATAATAAAATTAGCCGCGAATCATTAAGAAATTAGTGCATTCGTGGCAATTTTATTTCTTCAGTTCCTGAAATCGCAGCAAAGCAAAATCGTATTCCTTATTTTTGCTAAAA
The sequence above is a segment of the Chryseobacterium taklimakanense genome. Coding sequences within it:
- a CDS encoding BT_3928 family protein, with the protein product MMKAILRYIIALIFIASGFVKAVDTVGFSFKLEEYFSPSVFNMPFMEKFALVIAAFVSGLEIVLGVMLLMKIQLRKTLALLIALCVFFAFLTFYSAYFNVVTDCGCFGDALKMTPWQSFWKDVLLLAGLIGLWLAYKNSGKFEKPAGRIKSPILWMTVFLTTFIICWGIKNEPLVDFRDYKIGTDIRLEKQKIEQNPSEYKTFYILKNKSTGEERKVSSDDFVSDKKLWEQGTPWEIQKDKTTSEIVKKGYESEISKFRIDDEKGNDITSQILNAQEAVLVFSYKPQALTNEEIQNAENAVSGKPFVYGVSTNPNTFTRIPNATMDGTAIKTIARSNPFILVLNKGKIVEKIPAQDFK
- a CDS encoding tellurite resistance TerB family protein is translated as MQKSNKSIAGYHLLMILSSVDGEFAPAEGMKIQEYLAEEFPFRVNLDNELDVIATLKPEEWKDHFEFHARCFMEDSEENERAKFLDFAKSLIKADDDVSDDEHRFYRLLKNMWTNQ
- the tpiA gene encoding triose-phosphate isomerase; translation: MRKNIVAGNWKMNKDFAGAQSLMEELAAYAANSSANCEIYIAPPALYTVTAKNIFEYSKVEVFTQDISEHESGAYTGEISADMIKSVGAKGAIIGHSERRQYHGETDSHCNKKVKLALDKGLTPIYCNGETLEQRKAGQHLDVVKNQTETALFTLSADEIKKVVIAYEPVWAIGTGETATPEQAQEIHAHIRSLIAAKYGQEVADEVSILYGGSVKPDNAKEIFSQPDIDGGLIGGAALKIEDFSKIIGAFN